A segment of the Bos mutus isolate GX-2022 chromosome 17, NWIPB_WYAK_1.1, whole genome shotgun sequence genome:
CTTTAAAAGGACAAGCATAGAGAGAGCTCGAAACCCAGACATGATCTAGGAGGACCCTCGAATCCGTCCGTAAAATCGTCCGACGAGTGCTTTGAAAGGAGGGCAATGCTACGTCTGTTTTTCCAGCTGGCGAGGAAGCACGGCATGGTGGTGGTGTCCCCTGTCCTGGAGCGAGACTCGGACCACGGGGACGTCCTGTGGAACACGGCTGTGGTCGTTGCCAGCTCCGGAGCGGTCCTGGGCAAGACGAGGAAGAACCACATCCCCAGAGTGGGCGACTTCAACGAGGTGAGCCGCCCGCCTGGGCCCGTGAGCACCCCGGCCGCCGTGCGGTGTGACTTCCCCGCGTCGCCCTGCGTCACGCGGGCGGCTGGGGTGCGGTGGGAGTCCCGGGCGGGTCCCCACATGTCTTTAGCACAGAGGGCTATGTTcttgcatatattaatatttttaaaaatataacctgAGTTGGCCGCCTGTAATTCTTCTTGAAAGTAAGGAGCATGTTTTCAGGTCTACTATGACCTTCTGCTTTTCTGGATATTCATTCTGTTCAGTTTTTTgtgagtttgatattgaaactccagctAAAAATcttagtttactttaaaaaaaaaataattgtaatatatagggGAACTGTAAGTAACTTTGTTCTCTATTTTCTAAATCTCCTGTAAGTGTCTTATCACacttccataatttaaaaaataaagaggaaaaaaaaagtagcacATAAGTTAAAACCAGAAGTGGTAGTCACAAGCACGGAGTGATTGCTGGGCCCCTGCAGGCCCCGACCGCCTCGTCCGTCAAGGTCTGGTCCTTGTTCGGGGGAGGGGTCCTTGTCTGTGGCCCCGTGGGGTCAGGTGGCCGTGAGGGCTGCACGTCTGAGCGCAGGTGTGCAGGCTGGGGCTTCGGCCGGTGCTCAGGGCCTAAGCGGCTAGCTGTCCTACCAGATGGGTGGTGTGGACGTCGGCCACACGCCTCAGCCTCTAGTGGTGCTGGGATGAAACCTCAGCCCAGTTTATCCTTGGCATACTGCGGGGAGAAGCTCTGGGGACTTTCTAACGTGTCACCGCAGATCTGTGGGCAAGTGCTCCAGCCACGGTGACTCCCCCTCGGGTAAGCTTGTTCGTGATGTGTCTGGTTTTCaggtttggtgtttttttttttagtttataagTGGTCTGAAATTTTGGAGTTTAGAGTCATGCCAGGAGTGTCCCTTAGGGAGGACGggtgatgttttcatttttctgccaAGCCTAAGAAAAGGGAAGCTTGGCGGCTCAGAGCACCCGCCCGCGGCCCTCTGTCTTCCAGTCCACATACTACATGGAGGGGAACCTGGGCCACCCCGTGTTCCAGACCCAGTTCGGGCGGATCGCCGTCAACATCTGCTACGGGCGGCACCACCCTCTCAACTGGCTGATGTACAGCATCAACGGGGCCGAGATCATCTTCAACCCCTCCGCCACCATCGGAGCGCTCAGGTCACTGGGCCCAGGGGGCTTGGCGGGGGCCTGGGGGCCAGGTTTCGGGGCGCAGAGGCGGGGTGGGTGAACAGCAGACAGGTGACCGCCGGGATGTGCAACGCCCCTGAGCCCCGGGACGGTGAGTGGTAGGGTCAGCCAGCTTAAGCGTCCGTTACAGTCCCCCCTCGAAGCCAAGGGgtttccccaggtggtgctacggAGTcatgaacccacctgccgatgcaggagacgcaggagatgcgggttcgatcccggggtcaggaagatcatccccctggaggagggcaggggaacccaccccagtattcttgcctggagaatccccatggacagacgaggccggcgggctgcagtccccgGGGGTCGCGCAGACTCGGACACCCACACTGAACAGCAGTGCCATGCTGCGAAGCACCGTCCTTGGCTGTGGCGAGGTCTCGGGCAGGGACGCCAGCAGGATTCGGGAAAGCTCCCCTTCTTAGGGCCGGAGCATCGGGGGTTGCCTGAGCAGCTTTGGCTCCCCTCCCGTCCCACACGGGCGGGTGACGACGGAGGGGTCCAAGCTGAGGGGGTCCTTGAGAGATCAGTCAAGGGTCTCTGGCATCTGTGTTTACCCAGCCACGTGGTGTTAGCCTTATCCCTGAGCAGACAAAGCTGCTGTCACAGGGCAGCGGGGGGGAAGGGGGTGGCGGGCTCCAGGGCCTCCCCGGGGCACTCGCTGGGCTGCAGCGGGGCTGCAGTGACCGGCACCAGAGCCCTTTCGTAGCTTGGCCCTCCCCAGCAGCGGGTGGTTTCCAGCTTTGCCTCATCAAGGAGCAGGAGAGCTCGGGGCATCTGTGTGAATGCCTCTCTCCCCAGCTCACTTCCCCCAGAGCATTCCGGGATCTGCTGTGTCATCGGGGGGGTGGCGGGGACGGGGAAGGGGAGTCCCTGTCCCCAGTGGAGGGGGGCAGCTCAGGGACAGCCTGCAGTCCCCTGGGGGCCCACCCTTTCACTCCTGCCCTCGCTCACCACAAGATTTCCGAAATTTAAATGTGGGGATGTGCCCGTCACTTCACCTCGAACTTGCTGCTGAAAGTGGGGCCCCCTCCCTCAGCGCGCTGATCTGCATGGCTGTCCCTTACAGAACGACCCCGTCCTGTCTGTATCTGGGGGGGGCGCTCTCGGGCGCAAGGGGGCAGTCACGTCTGgggtctcctccccacccccagagaggCAGCGGGCAGCGTGGCCACTGTGACAACGTCCCCTGACAGTCGTGAGGAAGAGTGGCTCCTGGTTGTCCAGCCAGCAAGCCTGGACAGACGCCCCGGAGCAGCCCCTCCTGCCGGCCACGTGTTACACACCCAGCGAGCTGCATCACCCCAGAGGGGTCCCTGTAGCCAGTGCCACCCGCCCCCCCCACGCACAGCCGCACACAGGCTGGGAGGGACACAGCCGTAGCCTGGACTCAGATATCACCTCTCCAACGGAGTACTTCCGGGCTTTTATCAGCCCCAATTAAGCAAACAGAAGCTGCTCAACGTGGTGCACAGGTGATGGCTCGTGTCCTTGCTTATTAAACGCTGTCCGTCTTCCTTCCTTGGATAGCATGATCCCACCCACCTGTGCCCTCCAAGGAGGATGCGTTTCTGCTGGGAGCTGGGGCTTTTGGAAgccccaggtctgagcagctcccACAGCGTTCACCCtgttatgtgctcagtcgctcagtcgtgtccgactctgtgcgaccctgtggactgtagcccaccaggcccctctgtccatgggattctccaggcaagaagaccgcagtgggttgccatttcctcctccagggcatcttcccaacgaagccgtgtctcctgtatctcctgcattgcaggcagattccttcccgctgagccatcggggaagcccttaCACCCTTGACCAGATAATTACAGCCTGAAAACCTTGGCTTGAGGGCACGGTGGCGAGAGCAGAGGAGGGCTTCCTGCCTGACGTTGCTCAGGGCCATGCGATGGACAACAGGGAAAAGCCGGAGGGGAGAGAGTGGTCACGGTCAGCTCCTCTCCCCCAGCGGTTATCGCCCAGCCGTCCCGGGGCTAACACAGCTCCGTGACCCCCGCCTGTGAGCAGAAAGGACGTTTCCAGGCTGGGGTCAGAACCCTGCCGAGACTCTCCTTGCTGAGGATGGCTGTAGAGTGTGGAAAACGGTACAACAGGTGGTTCGCTAGGTCGGGGGGCCACAGGGTGAATTTCTTAAAATCCTGAAGGGTTGTTTGTGGAATCGACGCTGAGGGTTTACAAGCATGAGGCCCGGCAGGACCCACCAGCTGCACAGCAGCCTCGGCTCACAGCTTCTAGAAGCACCCATCCCCTTCTCTGACGTCTCCCGCCTCCTGTATCAGCACCCctacccctccacacacacacaggcgcgTGCAAACACGTGGGCACGTCGCGGGAGTGGGCAGGGTGTCCGCACGTAGGGTCCCCCAGTTCCGAGCACCCAGTAGAGGCACACTGCAGTTTGATGAACCGAGTCACCCTGCGAGCCCTGCAGCCCGAGTGGTCAGAGATTTCCGCCCTCCCACCCTCTCGGGccacccttccccttccccactgtGATGGATTTCAGGGGCCGGCTCTCAGGAACCTCCGGCCTCATCTGAGAGCCTCGGTGTCCTGCCGGCTGGGGGTTGGGTCCTGGCCCCCTCATCCTCCCTGGAGAACCGCAAGACACGTGTTTTGTGGCGCCCGCTCCACACCTGTCTATTTAATTCCCGAAAATGTCAGCGACGGGCGTGTTTCTGTAAAAATCCTTTCTTAAAAGTTTTGTCAGTTCAGCCGAGCAGCAGGggggagaaaaacaagaaaatgagtCCCTCTGTCAagggtgggattttttttttccccctccagacTCGTGAACGCTGCTGAGAATTAGGCTTGTGACAagcacccacccacccctccacctACTCCCCGGTTTCAGCCAGGTGCACGCTGACAGGAAGGCTCCGGGGCCCTCCGCTCCCAGGCACCCCGTTTCTGAGTGGGATCGCAGCTCTGCATCCAGAACCCCGATGGCGCTGTTCCTCAGACCGTCAGTGGCCAGCAGGCCCGCTGAATTCCGTGGCACATTTTGCTGGTGGGCTGTGGATGGACACGTGTCCGCCGGAGCAGAGTTTCCCACcgggtcccccacccccaacaggcGCTGGACCTGGGGAGCTCAGCTGTGCCCGCGTGGGGATGTCCCTGTCCTGTGCCCGTAGGAGAACCGGGATGGGGGGCTCTGCTTCGAGGCTCAGGGTTCAGAAGAGGGAAGCGGGGGGCAGCTCAGGGGAGGTGATGCCTGCCTTCAGCCTGAATTCCTCTCGGGTTTACTGTTTGCCGGGCCTGAAATATTCCCCTGCAGAGACAGACGGCTTTGCAAGGCGGCATGGTAGGGCTCCCCCGGtagctccagtggtaaagaacccgccagctGAGGGTTCAACGCCCCCCACCCCGGGTCTGaaaaattcccctggaggaggaaatggcaacccaccctagtattcttgcctgggaaatcccatggacagaggagcccggcgggctacagtccacggggtcgcagagtcggatatgacttgtACTACAAGGGTAGGGGCTGGGGGGCACAcaggcccccaggcccccagctccCTTCTGACGTTTACTAgcctggggggcgggggttgAGTTCCTGACCCCACCTGGCAGGAGGGAATGAGGCAGAAGCAGCAGTTAAGGGGGTCCTGCCAGGCAGCACCCTCTACTCTGCCAGACGCTTCAGCTGCCGGAGAAGGGGATGGATGTTTCCCAAAGCTGTGAGCCGATGCTCGTCTGCACAGCCTCCCTTTGGGGAAGCTTCAGaagaggaaacttttttttttttgatggcactgcatggcctgtgggatcttagttctccaaccggggattgaacccgtgccctctgcagtgggagagcagagtcttaaccactgcaccgccCGGGGAGTCCCAGGCAAGGCTTTGATCCAGGGCTGCGGCTGATGCGTCAGGCACCCTTCACACGGCTGCTTCGGCCCGAGCCCGAGACGAGCAGGCCTGTTGGTGGTAGGTGTGCGGTCACCCGTGGGCGCCGTGAGCCTCGCGGCAAGACTGGCACCCCGGCCGCAGCTCACAGCCGAGCATCCGTGAGTCAAAGGCTGGGCGGTCGGCAAGCTggtccctctccttcctctcgcACAGTGAGTCCCTGTGGCCCGTCGAGGCCAGGAACGCAGCCATCGCCAACCACTGCTTCACCTGCGCCATCAACCGCGTGGGCCGGGTGAGTCCCGAGGCTCGGCCTCCGGGGGACCCCCAGCAGGGGAGTGGACAGAGGGATGAGGACAGCAGGCCCAGCCGCTGCCCCAGCAGAAGCCAGGCGGGAGGAGCGGCAGTTGCGGGGGCCCTGGTGGGGACCCCGGGGTCGCACCCCCTCTGGGCACACACGCCCCACACCCCGGGGTCCCGGCACGGGGACCCTGGCTGGGCCTGTCGCCGGGAAAGCTGGCGCTGCTCGAGCCCTGCTGTGCTTGCAGCTGAAACCATTTTCAAAGGCTCTCGGCCCATGACCACCACCCAGTACCTGCTTTCTTCCCGTCCTCCCCCCAACCTTGACCTCAGGCACTGAAAGATTTGACTACAAACACCGGGTATTTACCACGTAACAAATCCTCTTCCGCATTCTTGCTAATCAGATGTCAGGCTCTAATCAGAGCATCTGATCAGCCCGAGATAACCCTTAGTGGATCTACAGGAAAGAAACTTGGTGTTTTAACCAGCCCGCACGCGGCGCCCCCTCCCGGCTGGATGCACAGTCCTGGGGAAGGTATCGAGAGCGGGTACCCCCTGGGGCCTGCGCTGCCCCCAGGCTGGGCATTGTGAAGCCCCAGATGCCCTCCACGGCCCCGGGGAACCAGTCTCCACAACGGCTTTCTCTTCTCCTGGCAAACGACAAGCTCCCAAAGGCAAAATCGGGGTCCTTCCCCCTGGGGCTGGGACCCGGGGGGCACGGCTGTGACTGTGTCCTAAGGCCTGCCCCGTCTAACATTGGTGAGCGTCCCGCCAGCGCCCCCTAGAGGTGCGTCttgtgcatgcacgctaagtcgcttctctgtgccccatggaccgcagcccgccaggctcctccatccatgggattctccaggcaagaacactggagtgggctgccgtttcctcctcccggggatcttcccggcccaggaatcgaacccacatctctcacgtCTCCCAGCGTCGGCAGGAGGGATCTTCACTCCTCGTGTCAACTGTCTCTTACCTTGGTTTTATTTCCCAGGAGCACTTCCCAAACGAGTTCACCTCTGGGGATGGCAAGAAAGGTTCGTCCAGCTGACTTTCCGTGGGGCTGatttggaggggggtgggggagaaccTGGCTGTCCCTTCTCCATCTGCTGTCTCCCAGCAGGACCCACCCCACAGACCGTGTCTGCACACCTGCCCCCCTACCCGCCTTGTGTGGACCCTGGGCCTGTGACCCCCTGGCACCCCAGATTATGGAGTAGGGACTGGGGTGGAGATGGGCCAAGCCGTTGGGGCACCCCCTGTGAGCTCCCTGAAATAGGGGTGCATATTCCACCCTGCAGACCACACCCCTCAACCCCTAGCTGTCCAGGTGCCCCCAGAGCCCAGCATGGCTGCCTTGGGTTCCTAGAACCCACAGCTTGTTTGGCTCTGCGGGCAGGGCTGGAATCCGCCACGCCCGGCCTCTCCTCTCTGGCCTGGAATGTGGGAGGGGGCCACCCCCATCTCCAAGGAGGTGCCTGGGAAGCAGAGCGGGGCTGAGCAGCCGTGCATCCCACAGCAGGATTTCCTGAAAGAGCTCAGATCCCCCGACTTGAGGCCTGGGAGACCGGAGCCTCCGGCCCCACGGGGCTTCCTGTCACAGGACCGGGGTCCTGCCGGCCCTGGGCGGCACCCGCACACTCCCCGCACACCTTCGGGACGGTGGGCACCCCGCTTTCCTGGTGAGGAGCCCAAGGCCCGGAGTGGGGTGAGGGCGACACGGCTGGGCAGGGCCGAGCTCACCGTGGGGGCCCCATGACTCCCTTGCCACGGTGGCTGATGCTGGAGCCGGGAACCAACAGCTCTGCCAGGGAGGCCTGCAGAACGGTTCCCGGGCGCGGGACTCCCGGTGGTCCGggggctgagactctgcactcccggTGCAGGGGaactgggttcaacccctggtcagggaacaggaTCCGgtatgccacaactagaaaaataagcaaacaaactatatacatatatgtatgtatatcaataaaacagcattttcatttcagttttaaagatcccgcatgccgcagcTAACAAATCCCACGTGCTGcacctaagacccagcacagccaaatacataatagaaataaattaattaaaaataataaaaagaaaggttCCGGGGGCAGAGGTGAGGGTGCTGAGGGCGACTTGCAGCCGGCGGCGGGGCGTCCAGGCCTGACGAGGAAGGCCGGTCCTCGGGGCCGCAGCAGCTGCTGGGCAGGGTGTGGGGGCCCTCATCCTGGGCATCTCCCCTACATGGGTGCGGAGACCACCCGTGTCTGCATGCGCTCACGGGCCTTGCGGTTGCTGCCCCGCAGCTCACCAGGACTTCGGCTACTTTTACGGCTCGAGCTACGTGGCGGCCCCGGACGGCAGCCGCACCCCCGGGCTCTCCCGCACCCGGGATGGGCTCCTGGTCGCCGAGCTGGACCTCAACCTCTGCCGGCAGGTGAACGACATCTGGGGCTTCAAGGTGGGTGTCCAGGCCCCTGCTCCTCCGCGCAGCTGGCCTGCTCCCAGCGCCAGAACTGCGTGGCTCCGGGCGGCCTGAGGGCCAGCCGTGTGGGCCCCCCTCCCCGAGCCGCGCAGAAGGCCGGGGGCTGCGGCCTAGGAGGGGAACCACGGGGTCAAACGCTGCCCAGGGCAGCAGGCCTCGATAAATTCTCCACTCATCTGATTTATTAGATTCTGGGCGCCTCCGAGCAGATTCGTCTCAATTTCATTTGTCCAGAGAGTAGAGTGGCTTGGCCTCGCTAatcctcttttccttcccaggCACTTGTACTTAGCACAAGATGAATGTGTGTGTCTGGCTCTGCCTGTGGCCAGGCCCCAAGTCTGGGCCCGGACAATGGAGGGAAGTGGGTCGAGGAGGGAAGTGGGCCTAGGCGGTGCCGCTGCCTTGCAAGCCACTTCGGCTCCCTGCCTTATGCACCCGCTTGTAAAACAGGAGGCCTTGGGGACCTGACACCCTGTAAGGAAGGTGGCGGGTCTCCAAGGATTGTAAGTGCCCGCCTCCTAGAACGGGGTGCTTGCGGCCTGGGACTCCTCGCCCCGGAATACAGCACGTCAGGCACACAGATGGAGTGTCGCCGtgtcagcctaccaggctgtttCTACCAACTCCGCGCCCACTTCTCAGCAGatcatacacacaaatacacgtCACATTGTCACGATGGGAGGACTGCCCAGCGCtcctgggcgggggtgggggcgggctggGGGGTGGTGCCCGGGGCCAGCCAGACCGACAGGGCGCTGCCCACGTGAAGGTCTCCTGTCTCTCGTCCTCCTGGGAAGCTTAGATTGATGCCGATTCTGCACGGATGGGAAGCCGGAGCCAGTAATCCGAATGACTTCTCATTAGTAACTTTCTGAAAGCGGAAGCCGTCCCAGGCTGTGATGATAGGCACCAGGTCCTGTCAGAGCCTTGGGAGCGAGGGGGCGGTGTGGTCGCCCTGGGTGGGTTTTACGGCCCCCTCCAGGCCTCTCCCCAGCCGCCGCGGCCGGGATGAGACGCCGCGTGCAGCGGATGGCCCTCCAGAGCCAGGCCGCCGGGGTGTGGATCCGGGGGGCCCACTCCTGCCAGGGATCGGCGGCAGGTCAAGCCCCTCTCGGGTTGGGGGGCGCAGGGGGGCAGGACGGCCCTCCTCCCCGCTGCCTGGGAGCCCGCCACACCTTCTAGGGGAAGATCCCAAAGGTGTTCCAGCAGGAGGCGCTGGGGCGTGAGTCACGTCGGCCTCCGCCCCGGAACCGGGGTCGGAGGGTCACACGCGGGGCCCGGGGCGTCTCCGAACCCCAGCCTGAGGCCGTCCTGGCCTCCGGCCCGCCTTCGGCCGCGTTTCTGTCCCACAGCTGCCCTCTAGTGGCAGCAGGCGGCGGTGCGCGAATGAGGGCGTTGAGAACCAAACGGGAACCGCGCAAAGTCCTGCCGTTTTCGCTTTCAGATGACGGGCAGATACGAGATGTACGCTCGGGAACTTGCCGAAGCTGTCAAACCCGACTACACCCCCAAGATTGTGAAAGAGTAGCGGCCGGCCCTCAGCCCCCGCCCGCCGCTCTGCCCGCAGCAGATGCGCCAGGGCGCCAGGCTCTGCAGTGCCTGGCTTCTCCTGCTGACTCCCCGATGGCGCTGCTGTCCAGGCTGGTTTTAAGACTGCCCCCGGCGGGCGGGGAGGTTGGTCAGGTGAGGCGGGCTGGCACACGAGCGCCGGGTTTCCTTCTGGGGATGAAAATGTTTGGGGGCTGGGTGGAGATGAATTTGGTCACTCTGGTCACTTTGAGGTGGTTAAACTTTGCTGGGTGAGTTATAGAAATTCAATTAAAAGATGATCCCAGGCACTGATTGTGCAGGGTGGTTTGAAGCGAGACAGATGGGGGACTggcccggtggtccagtggctgagactccacgctTCTACTGTAGGCCGAGgccgggttcaacccctgctcgggaaaccaagatcccacgtgctgccacTGGACAGTGCACGTGCTACGACAAAGATGGAAAATCTCGCTGGaaggccagcacagccaaataagtgtcttctaaaaaggaaagaagtgaggggcttccctggtggctcagtggtaaagaatccacctgccaatgcaggagatgtagttCCATCCCTGAaccagggagatcccacatgtcgtggaGGAACAAAGCCTgcgggccacaactgctgagcctgggctctagggcctgGGACCCGCGACCGttgaagcccatgctctgcagccagAGAGCCTTCCATTTAGATTGGCAGCGACTTCTGCGGACAGGGAGACGGTCATTGGAAGCCGTCACCTTGGCCAGGCTGCTGTCTCCGTTTACCCAATCAGACACTAATCTGTGAAGGTATTTAGCCAACATGATTTAAGCCTGTAGGCAGTTAACCAAGCAAGTGAGATTATCCTAGATCATCTGGGTAGGCCTGATTTAATCCGGCCGAAGGCCCCGAGAGCAGAGCTGGGACTCCCGGACCAGGAGGGAATTCTGGCGTGGACCTCAGCCTCCGCTCAGCCCCAAAGTTTGAAATAAGTCCTGCCGACCTTCTTACTACCTCCGTCCAGATGTCCCTGGGAAGTGGCTTTTCTAGGGACAGGTGCGTGCAGTGAGCACACTGCTTCCCAAGGGTGAGTGGACCAGGAGGCCGAGAGGGAGGCCGGCCCATGAGGAGGCTCTCCCGTGCTGAAGGGCTCCAGGTGCCCACGGACAGACGGCAGGGCGTGCGGAGGGCCCACCGAGCGCCTTGACTCCTGCTCCTCGTTGATGAGCTTTTGTGATGAAAGGCGAACCCTCGTCAGGCTGAAGGCGGCCCTGAAAGCCAATAACACCACACGGATGAGTTTCAAGGGTCACAGCGGTGAGCTCAAAGTTGCCTGATTGGATGGGAGCAGCACCTCCGTGACCCTAATAAGTGTCCACCGCAGATAGCCCCGAGAGGCGGTGGGAGGTGTGATGGAATTGGGGGCATGCTGCACAGGGCCAAGCCCTGGACACAGTGCCCTCCTTCCCTGCAGGAGAAACGGGCCAGCCCTTGGCCAGAATCACCTGTCTGCGTGCAGTGGCAGCCTCCGAATCAGAAAGCACTGTGTCCTTCGTGCGGGGTCCATTGTGGTGGGGGCACTGCTCTGCCCAGCCCAGGGACGGGCCCAGGAGGCCGTCAGGTGGTGCTGAGGTGCGGTCACCAGCCTTGTCCCAGTGGGCCCATCAGGGTGGACAGGCTCTCGCCTTGTGCCTCAATGTGAGTGACCTGGACAGTCTGACAGTCTGGGTGGCAGAGCGGGTAAAAGCACAGCAAAGCTTACCAGGTGGAGGACTGGCCTGGGCTTCTAGCCCCTGAGCAGAGGGCCCACGCCCACTTCCAGTTCAGGGCTGTGCAGCTTTGGGTGAACAGCTTGGCCCCAAGTGGACCTGTCAGATTTCAGCTCAGTCGTCCCACCAGCGAACAAGACCCCGGCGTTTGGTGGAGCTGGAGGTCACCGTGGGGCCAGTGGTTTTGCTTTGGTGGGAGGACCAGTGATCTAAGTCCCCAGAGGATCAGCAGCCTGTGTGTTGACCCGTCTGCTTGCTTGCTCAGTTGCCCCACGGCACTTGGGATCTTAAAAGTTTCCTGACCAAACCTGCGGGCCCCGCATCAGAAGGTgggttctcaaccactgggccaccaggcaagtcctgagTGATGACCTCAGGATACTGTATCAGGGCTTACCCAAAGGTCAGCATCATTCAGGGAAGACCAGG
Coding sequences within it:
- the UPB1 gene encoding beta-ureidopropionase, with amino-acid sequence MEAVVEVAAMCGVNIICFQEAWTMPFAFCTREKLPWTEFAESAEDGPTIKFCQELARKHGMVVVSPVLERDSDHGDVLWNTAVVVASSGAVLGKTRKNHIPRVGDFNESTYYMEGNLGHPVFQTQFGRIAVNICYGRHHPLNWLMYSINGAEIIFNPSATIGALSESLWPVEARNAAIANHCFTCAINRVGREHFPNEFTSGDGKKAHQDFGYFYGSSYVAAPDGSRTPGLSRTRDGLLVAELDLNLCRQVNDIWGFKMTGRYEMYARELAEAVKPDYTPKIVKE